The proteins below come from a single Terriglobia bacterium genomic window:
- the pyrR gene encoding bifunctional pyr operon transcriptional regulator/uracil phosphoribosyltransferase PyrR: MKIVEKSQLMSAAEMERTLVRLAYEIVERNNGVDNLALIGIVRRGGFLAQRLAKNIARFEPTGAPVGKLDINLYRDDLSTVAERPVVQKTEIPFSIVNRNLVIVDDVLYTGRTIRAGLDALFEKGRPRRVQLCSLIDRGHRELPIEAQFVGKYVQTTDTEIIEVKLMEVDKEEKVMLVERVEG; this comes from the coding sequence ATGAAGATCGTGGAAAAATCTCAACTGATGAGTGCCGCTGAGATGGAACGGACGCTCGTACGACTGGCTTACGAGATTGTGGAGCGGAATAACGGAGTCGACAATCTGGCCTTGATCGGCATCGTGCGCCGGGGCGGATTCCTGGCTCAGCGTCTGGCGAAGAACATCGCCCGATTTGAGCCCACGGGCGCTCCCGTGGGCAAGCTGGATATCAATCTTTATCGAGACGATTTGTCCACCGTTGCCGAACGACCGGTCGTGCAAAAGACCGAGATTCCATTCTCGATTGTCAATCGTAACCTTGTGATTGTGGATGACGTTCTTTACACCGGGCGCACCATCCGGGCCGGCCTGGATGCGTTGTTTGAAAAGGGGCGGCCCCGTCGAGTCCAGCTGTGCTCCCTCATTGACCGCGGCCATCGTGAGCTCCCGATCGAAGCACAGTTTGTCGGGAAGTATGTGCAAACCACCGATACTGAGATAATCGAAGTGAAGCTGATGGAGGTTGACAAGGAAGAGAAGGTGATGCTCGTGGAGCGGGTGGAAGGATAG
- a CDS encoding dihydroorotase: protein MSGLIIRNGRVICPATHRDEIAEVWIEGGIISRVVPGSGRVAPGSGSPPGPGDSTGYETVDASGLIVAPGFIDLHTHLREPGREDCETIESGGAAAAAGGFTSICAMPNTQPVNDGVSVTQFILQRARSHSPVRVFPIAAVTLASAGEVRTDFEELMAAGAVGFSDDGKAVKTDTLMRDALRDAKRLGTFVSDHCEDLSLTEGAVMNEGEVSRALEVPGLPPVAEDAVVERDIRIAQETAGHAHIAHLSTAGALDLVRWAKHRGTNITCEVAPHHFTLVEGDVRRYGANAKMKPPLRTPRDVEALVEGLADGTVDAIATDHAPHSAVEKGRGLSAAPFGITGLETAVSLAIQRLVQPAKLGWGRLVELFSANPARILQRHDLGRIEQGALADLTIIDPATEWTFRAAGSRSKSQNSPFDGWTFRGKVVMTVVGGKVVFDARACLPSGRM from the coding sequence ATGTCAGGCCTCATCATACGAAATGGTCGAGTCATCTGCCCCGCGACTCATCGCGATGAAATCGCGGAGGTGTGGATCGAAGGAGGAATCATATCGCGAGTCGTGCCCGGGAGCGGAAGGGTCGCACCGGGAAGCGGATCTCCCCCGGGGCCCGGGGACTCCACTGGATATGAGACGGTGGATGCATCCGGTCTGATTGTTGCTCCGGGATTCATTGATTTACATACCCATCTCCGGGAGCCGGGACGGGAGGATTGTGAGACCATCGAGAGTGGCGGCGCGGCCGCTGCAGCGGGAGGATTTACCTCGATTTGTGCGATGCCCAATACGCAGCCGGTCAACGATGGTGTGTCCGTCACGCAGTTCATTCTCCAGCGCGCAAGGTCTCACTCCCCGGTACGGGTATTCCCCATTGCCGCAGTGACCCTCGCCAGCGCCGGAGAAGTCCGGACCGATTTCGAGGAACTCATGGCAGCAGGCGCCGTGGGATTCTCCGACGACGGGAAGGCGGTCAAGACGGACACGCTCATGCGGGATGCCCTCCGGGACGCGAAGCGTCTGGGGACCTTTGTCAGCGATCATTGTGAGGACCTGTCCCTGACCGAGGGGGCCGTGATGAACGAAGGCGAAGTGTCTCGGGCCCTGGAAGTTCCGGGTTTGCCGCCCGTGGCGGAGGACGCGGTCGTCGAACGCGATATTCGAATCGCTCAGGAGACGGCCGGTCATGCTCACATTGCACACCTCTCGACGGCGGGCGCCTTGGATCTGGTCCGGTGGGCGAAGCACCGCGGCACGAATATCACCTGTGAGGTCGCTCCGCACCATTTCACGCTGGTCGAAGGGGACGTGAGGCGTTACGGGGCGAACGCCAAGATGAAACCCCCGTTACGAACCCCGCGGGACGTCGAAGCGTTGGTCGAGGGTCTGGCCGATGGGACAGTCGATGCGATTGCCACCGATCACGCCCCGCATTCGGCGGTGGAAAAAGGGCGAGGGTTGAGCGCTGCGCCCTTTGGGATCACGGGGCTGGAAACGGCCGTCTCGCTCGCCATCCAAAGGCTGGTCCAGCCGGCGAAACTTGGCTGGGGCCGCCTCGTCGAGCTATTCAGCGCCAACCCGGCCCGCATTTTGCAGCGCCATGACCTGGGGCGGATTGAACAGGGGGCCCTCGCGGATCTCACAATCATCGACCCCGCGACGGAATGGACTTTTCGTGCGGCGGGATCGCGCTCGAAAAGTCAGAATTCCCCGTTCGACGGGTGGACCTTCCGTGGTAAAGTGGTCATGACTGTGGTGGGCGGCAAAGTCGTGTTCGATGCCAGGGCGTGCCTGCCGTCCGGCCGGATGTAG
- a CDS encoding dihydroorotate dehydrogenase — protein sequence MIDLQMEIAGINFQNPVLTASGTFGYGVEFDSILDLNRLGGIVVKGISARPIEGNPPPRLVPTASGMLNSVGLQNIGARQFIETKLPFLRTLRARTIVNVFGTTVEDYLECLHLLNEADGIAAYELNISCPNTSRGGAEFSSDPKLAHEVVSSAKRAARRPLWVKLSPNVGDIREIALAVVDAGADALTMTNTFLGVSIDADKGKARIPRVVAGLSGPAIKPLVLRLVYQTAKVVSVPIIAAGGITRAEDALEFFMAGASAIEVGTANFYDPEATIKIIRGIEAHCLQRKIQGLKQLVRSLRV from the coding sequence ATGATCGATCTGCAGATGGAAATCGCCGGAATCAACTTTCAGAACCCAGTGCTCACGGCGAGCGGAACGTTTGGCTACGGCGTCGAATTCGACTCTATCCTTGACCTCAATCGGTTGGGCGGGATTGTGGTCAAGGGAATTTCCGCCCGGCCCATCGAAGGCAATCCCCCGCCGCGTCTCGTTCCCACGGCTTCTGGTATGCTGAATTCGGTGGGGCTTCAAAACATCGGCGCCAGGCAATTCATTGAAACCAAGCTCCCGTTCCTGCGAACCCTCCGGGCCAGGACCATCGTCAATGTGTTCGGAACCACCGTGGAAGATTATCTCGAGTGTCTCCATCTCTTGAATGAGGCCGACGGAATTGCCGCCTATGAGCTGAACATCTCCTGTCCCAATACCTCCCGGGGGGGAGCGGAGTTTTCCAGCGACCCGAAATTGGCTCACGAGGTAGTCTCCAGCGCGAAACGCGCTGCCCGACGCCCGCTGTGGGTGAAGCTCTCGCCCAATGTGGGTGACATCCGGGAGATTGCCCTTGCCGTTGTGGACGCAGGAGCGGATGCGCTGACCATGACCAACACCTTCCTGGGAGTGTCGATCGATGCCGACAAAGGAAAGGCGAGAATTCCTCGCGTGGTCGCGGGACTCTCCGGCCCCGCCATCAAGCCCCTCGTGCTGCGGCTCGTTTATCAAACCGCCAAGGTGGTTTCCGTCCCGATCATTGCAGCAGGGGGCATCACAAGAGCCGAGGATGCGCTGGAGTTTTTCATGGCCGGCGCCTCGGCCATCGAGGTGGGAACGGCCAATTTCTATGATCCGGAAGCGACGATCAAGATCATCAGGGGGATTGAAGCCCATTGCCTGCAAAGGAAGATTCAAGGACTGAAGCAACTTGTCAGAAGCCTCCGCGTCTAA
- a CDS encoding sigma-70 family RNA polymerase sigma factor yields the protein MTGSDQQLVKRALKGDERAFEEIVRRYQKPIVNFIARMIGNYDLALDLSQDVFVKAFVALRTYNEDFKFGSWIFKIASNTVIDHLRKGGPAISSLDKPVSTEDDEIQLDLASTALIPEEELEQTETRGILVRLIEQLPQAYRQMIVLRHVNELSYDEMAEITDLPLGTVKNRTFRAREMMRRMIEKLEGKGVRIYSRG from the coding sequence ATGACGGGCTCCGACCAACAACTCGTCAAGCGGGCTCTCAAAGGAGACGAACGGGCCTTTGAGGAGATCGTCCGCAGATACCAGAAGCCGATCGTGAATTTCATCGCGCGGATGATCGGCAATTATGACTTGGCGCTGGATCTTTCTCAGGACGTTTTTGTGAAGGCTTTCGTGGCGCTCCGCACCTACAACGAGGACTTCAAGTTCGGGTCGTGGATTTTTAAAATTGCCTCGAACACGGTAATCGATCATCTGCGTAAAGGAGGCCCGGCCATCAGTTCTCTGGACAAGCCGGTCTCCACCGAGGATGACGAAATCCAGTTGGACCTGGCGTCGACCGCGCTGATCCCCGAGGAAGAGCTGGAGCAGACCGAAACACGTGGGATCCTGGTTCGATTGATTGAGCAGTTGCCACAAGCCTACCGCCAGATGATCGTGCTGCGGCACGTCAATGAGCTGAGCTACGATGAGATGGCCGAAATCACCGATCTTCCCCTGGGAACGGTGAAGAACAGGACGTTCCGGGCCCGCGAGATGATGCGGCGAATGATTGAGAAGTTGGAAGGAAAGGGCGTTCGGATTTATTCAAGAGGCTGA
- a CDS encoding glycosyltransferase family 2 protein: MKVSVVIPVYNERKTIEQVLDKVEAVPFEKEIVVVDDCSKDGTRELLIEDLKRRGHPLVLQPVNQGKGAALRAGIMKAKNEVILIQDADLEYDPADYPKLLQPIFDGIADVVYGSRFIGSPHRVLYFWHSVGNGLLTLVSNMFTNLNLTDMETGYKVFRREILEQITLKSNRFGFEPEVTQKIAKIRGCRIYEVGISYRGRDYSEGKKITWKDGLAALYFIIRYWLAD, from the coding sequence ATGAAAGTCTCTGTTGTCATCCCGGTTTACAACGAGCGAAAGACGATCGAACAGGTCCTCGACAAGGTCGAAGCGGTGCCGTTCGAAAAGGAAATCGTGGTCGTCGATGATTGCTCCAAGGACGGAACGCGCGAGCTTCTCATTGAAGATCTGAAGCGGCGAGGACACCCCCTGGTCCTTCAGCCTGTCAACCAGGGCAAGGGAGCCGCCCTGCGAGCGGGGATCATGAAGGCGAAAAATGAGGTTATCCTGATCCAGGATGCGGATCTGGAATACGATCCTGCCGATTACCCCAAGTTGCTCCAGCCCATCTTCGACGGGATTGCCGATGTCGTTTACGGTTCCCGCTTTATCGGCTCGCCCCATCGCGTGCTCTACTTCTGGCATTCAGTCGGAAACGGCCTGCTGACGCTGGTCTCCAACATGTTCACGAATCTCAACCTCACCGATATGGAAACGGGATACAAAGTCTTCCGGCGTGAAATTCTCGAACAGATCACCCTCAAATCAAACCGCTTCGGTTTTGAGCCCGAGGTCACGCAAAAAATCGCCAAAATCAGAGGGTGCCGGATTTACGAGGTGGGGATTTCCTATCGAGGTCGGGATTATTCCGAGGGGAAGAAGATCACCTGGAAGGATGG
- a CDS encoding TrbI/VirB10 family protein: MRFHAVKLLLAFSLILLPFGGFGAEQKDLSATLKPGTMLKASLETDLSSSSVSKGDRFNLKILFATEAGKRVALPRGSKLSGRIASARSARRDEAGYVTLVVDQLVFPDGKTETLRGEVQFPVLKDIAPEPNGDELTLRGGVQESEKMTVHSSTSNLPPPSSAEDVAHSDIKSPDKQKHETTGTLDLTKRKGRDVEIAAGVLVNVKILEPQPAVAPAPETPKPPK, from the coding sequence ATGCGATTCCATGCCGTGAAACTCCTTCTTGCATTTTCCCTGATCCTGCTCCCCTTCGGGGGATTCGGTGCAGAGCAGAAGGATCTCTCCGCGACACTGAAGCCTGGGACGATGTTGAAAGCCAGCTTGGAAACTGATCTCAGCTCTTCGTCCGTGTCGAAGGGGGACCGTTTCAATCTAAAGATCCTGTTCGCCACGGAGGCGGGGAAGCGGGTGGCACTCCCGCGGGGTTCCAAGCTGTCCGGAAGAATTGCGTCCGCCCGCTCCGCGCGACGCGATGAGGCAGGCTATGTTACCCTGGTGGTGGATCAACTGGTATTCCCCGACGGCAAGACCGAGACGCTCCGGGGAGAAGTCCAATTCCCGGTGCTCAAGGATATCGCTCCGGAACCCAACGGAGACGAACTCACCCTGCGCGGTGGCGTCCAGGAATCGGAAAAGATGACCGTCCACTCCAGCACGTCCAATCTTCCTCCGCCTTCCAGTGCCGAGGATGTGGCGCATAGCGACATCAAATCACCTGACAAGCAGAAACACGAAACCACAGGCACCCTGGACCTGACCAAGAGGAAAGGGCGCGATGTGGAGATCGCCGCGGGAGTTCTGGTCAATGTCAAGATTCTTGAACCTCAGCCGGCAGTCGCACCCGCACCGGAAACTCCAAAACCTCCCAAATGA